From one Acidobacteriota bacterium genomic stretch:
- a CDS encoding efflux RND transporter periplasmic adaptor subunit → MRKVTPTIWLTLVVLGAGVVLTGCNAHPSSLPATAHAEARAVRLVAVRRARPRLTMLLPAELAAFQDATLQARVPGFIRKLYADRGSQVRAGQLLAELDAPDLSAKRAEAQHRLSSAKALRLEAQATLQRDQATLQRLQGAAAAEAGAVAGNDIQVAEHAVAADQAEVESRQAAEQAAAAALASQAALTDYLRVVAPFTGAIIRRDASVGALAGPSAPPLFELQQLDPLRLVVDVPEAEAVGIPTGAQLPFTVANQPGRTFTGVVARVAHSVRRDSRSMPIELDVANSGSVLAPGMFVRVQWSFQRAQPSLFVPASAVVRSSERTFVERIGADGRLQWVDVTTGFADGANLEVFGSLAPGDRVVTAAEDDLRPGQAVTVVP, encoded by the coding sequence ATGCGTAAGGTAACGCCAACCATCTGGCTGACCCTGGTTGTCCTGGGTGCGGGAGTCGTGCTGACCGGCTGCAACGCCCACCCCAGTTCGCTGCCGGCCACCGCCCACGCGGAAGCGCGCGCGGTGCGGCTGGTCGCCGTGCGCCGCGCGCGCCCGCGCCTGACCATGCTGCTGCCCGCGGAGCTGGCTGCCTTTCAGGATGCGACCCTGCAGGCGCGCGTGCCCGGCTTCATCCGCAAACTCTATGCCGACCGCGGCAGCCAGGTCCGCGCCGGCCAGTTGCTGGCCGAACTCGATGCGCCCGACCTGAGCGCCAAACGCGCCGAGGCTCAGCATCGGCTGTCGTCCGCCAAAGCGCTGCGCCTCGAAGCGCAAGCGACCCTGCAACGCGATCAGGCGACGTTGCAGCGTTTGCAGGGCGCCGCGGCCGCCGAGGCGGGCGCGGTGGCGGGCAACGATATTCAGGTGGCCGAGCATGCCGTCGCGGCCGATCAGGCCGAAGTGGAGTCGCGCCAGGCGGCGGAGCAAGCCGCCGCCGCCGCGCTCGCCTCGCAGGCTGCGCTCACCGATTATCTTCGCGTGGTGGCGCCCTTCACCGGCGCCATCATCCGCCGTGATGCCAGCGTGGGCGCGCTCGCCGGCCCCAGCGCCCCGCCGCTGTTTGAGCTGCAGCAGTTGGATCCCCTGCGCCTGGTCGTCGATGTGCCGGAGGCCGAGGCCGTCGGCATTCCCACCGGCGCGCAGCTTCCGTTTACCGTGGCCAATCAGCCCGGCCGCACCTTCACCGGCGTGGTCGCGCGCGTCGCCCATAGTGTCCGCCGCGACTCCCGCTCCATGCCGATTGAGCTCGACGTCGCCAACTCCGGCTCTGTGCTGGCGCCGGGCATGTTCGTGCGGGTGCAGTGGAGCTTCCAACGCGCTCAGCCTTCTTTGTTCGTTCCCGCTTCTGCCGTGGTGCGCAGCAGCGAGCGCACCTTTGTCGAGCGCATCGGCGCCGATGGCCGGCTGCAGTGGGTAGATGTTACGACCGGGTTTGCCGATGGCGCCAACCTTGAGGTCTTCGGCTCTCTCGCGCCTGGCGACCGCGTCGTGACCGCGGCCGAGGATGACCTCCGTCCCGGTCAGGCCGTGACTGTCGTTCCTTAA
- a CDS encoding sensor domain-containing diguanylate cyclase, translated as MVYLLAAVAAVAGAALVAAVFLAVGQRRNSAGAGAPIDRKSVRRSREFEILTRIGTTLSSSLDTDSLLQTIYEQLQTLMPVDSFYLAFQEREANRIRFVFEVENRERRAPRTRERKRGVTEHVIEMGRPLLIDHDLMGYLAANGLVLSGMPARTWMGVPMRAQGKVEGVMSVQNDRCEYAYDTGHLHVLEVLAAQAGVALDNARLFAEIQQQAVTDALTGLKTRRFFMQALESEWRRAQSALTQPAREGAGECGFALVLIDLDGFKRLNDHDGHLEGDRLLVHVGHLLQSSARAGSIVARFGGDEFTVLAPACNPANAQLLPERMAAMLAADPLLRERSLGASIGLAVYPGSGFSPEELLHAADAEMYRAKQSHHHRARAPIAV; from the coding sequence ATGGTCTATCTTCTGGCGGCCGTGGCCGCAGTTGCCGGTGCTGCGCTGGTGGCGGCGGTGTTTCTGGCCGTAGGCCAACGCCGCAACTCCGCCGGTGCGGGAGCCCCGATCGACCGGAAGTCGGTGCGCCGCAGCCGCGAGTTCGAAATCCTCACCCGTATCGGCACCACGCTCAGTTCCTCGCTCGACACCGACAGCCTGCTGCAAACCATCTACGAGCAGCTCCAAACTCTCATGCCCGTGGATTCGTTCTACCTTGCCTTTCAGGAGCGGGAGGCCAACCGCATCCGCTTCGTCTTCGAGGTAGAAAACCGCGAGCGCCGCGCGCCGCGGACGCGCGAGCGCAAACGTGGCGTGACCGAGCACGTCATCGAGATGGGCCGTCCGCTGCTGATCGATCACGACCTGATGGGCTATCTCGCAGCCAACGGCCTGGTACTCAGCGGCATGCCCGCGCGCACCTGGATGGGCGTACCCATGCGCGCCCAGGGCAAAGTTGAGGGCGTTATGTCGGTGCAAAACGACCGCTGCGAATACGCCTACGACACCGGCCATCTGCACGTGCTTGAGGTTCTGGCCGCGCAGGCAGGCGTGGCGCTGGACAATGCCCGTCTGTTTGCCGAGATCCAGCAGCAGGCGGTCACCGACGCGCTCACCGGCTTGAAGACGCGCCGCTTCTTCATGCAGGCACTGGAGAGCGAATGGCGGCGGGCGCAGAGCGCGCTGACACAGCCGGCCCGTGAGGGAGCCGGGGAGTGCGGCTTCGCGCTGGTGCTGATTGATCTCGATGGCTTCAAGCGCCTGAATGATCACGATGGCCATCTGGAGGGGGATCGTCTGCTGGTGCATGTCGGGCATCTGCTGCAAAGCAGCGCGCGCGCCGGCTCGATTGTGGCCCGCTTTGGCGGCGACGAATTCACGGTGTTGGCGCCGGCCTGCAACCCCGCCAACGCTCAGCTTCTGCCCGAGCGGATGGCGGCCATGCTGGCCGCCGATCCGCTGCTGCGCGAGCGTAGCCTGGGCGCCAGCATTGGTCTTGCGGTGTACCCCGGTTCCGGCTTTTCGCCTGAAGAACTGCTCCATGCCGCCGACGCGGAAATGTATCGCGCCAAGCAAAGCCATCACCATCGCGCGCGGGCGCCGATTGCGGTATGA
- a CDS encoding antitermination protein NusB, whose translation MPASPARQLACEILLLVEEHGGYASDLLHSQRTRALAPADRRLATELVMGVLRWRAALDYVIGRAARRPIAQIPLLPRTALRLGAYQLRMLDRVPASAAVHESVELAKAEGPKAAGFVNAVLRHVSRAPLAGLLANETELARRREAEFSHPAWMLERWSRFYSPEAAAAMAEYDNAPPPVACWPPQPVAGVEFAPGQLLRTARRVKAGELTQTPAFRSGRMWIQDEASQLIAHLVQPVACGRILDVCAAPGSKTALLAALAPEAQIFALERHVRRAQLLARRLRRAGASDRVQIVAADATAPWPLTGRFDRILVDAPCTGTGTLARNPEIRWRVQPQDPERLAQLQLSILRRAAGGLAPGGRLIYSVCSMEPEEGPDVITALLAVCPQLRVLPAIEVLATIADLRVPAAALTEGPWLRVLPGRFATDGFFAAVLTAASS comes from the coding sequence ATGCCTGCCTCACCCGCGCGCCAGCTTGCCTGCGAGATTCTGCTGCTCGTCGAAGAGCACGGCGGCTACGCCAGCGACCTGCTGCACTCGCAGCGGACGCGCGCGCTGGCGCCGGCCGACCGGCGGCTGGCGACGGAGCTGGTGATGGGGGTGCTGCGCTGGCGCGCGGCGCTCGATTACGTCATCGGACGGGCGGCGCGGCGGCCCATCGCGCAGATTCCGCTGCTGCCGCGCACGGCGCTGCGGCTCGGCGCCTATCAGTTGCGGATGCTCGACCGCGTGCCTGCCTCCGCCGCGGTGCATGAGAGCGTGGAATTGGCCAAAGCGGAAGGGCCTAAGGCCGCTGGTTTCGTGAACGCAGTGTTGCGACATGTGTCGCGGGCGCCATTGGCGGGGCTCCTTGCCAACGAGACGGAGCTGGCGCGCCGGCGCGAGGCGGAGTTCTCGCACCCTGCCTGGATGCTGGAACGCTGGAGCCGTTTCTATTCGCCCGAGGCCGCGGCGGCCATGGCGGAATACGATAACGCCCCTCCGCCCGTGGCCTGCTGGCCGCCGCAGCCGGTCGCGGGCGTCGAATTTGCGCCCGGCCAACTGCTGCGGACGGCCCGCCGGGTGAAAGCCGGCGAGCTGACGCAAACGCCGGCGTTCCGCTCCGGGCGAATGTGGATACAGGATGAAGCCTCGCAACTGATCGCGCATTTGGTGCAGCCGGTGGCCTGCGGGCGCATTCTGGACGTCTGCGCCGCGCCGGGTTCCAAAACTGCGCTGCTGGCTGCGCTCGCGCCGGAGGCGCAGATATTCGCCCTGGAGCGGCACGTCCGCCGCGCGCAGTTGCTCGCCCGCCGGCTGCGGCGAGCCGGGGCGAGTGATCGCGTCCAGATCGTGGCGGCGGATGCCACGGCGCCCTGGCCGCTGACCGGCCGCTTTGACCGCATTCTGGTCGATGCGCCCTGCACCGGCACGGGCACGCTGGCGCGCAATCCCGAAATCCGCTGGCGCGTGCAGCCGCAGGATCCCGAGCGGCTGGCGCAACTGCAGCTCAGCATATTACGCCGTGCGGCAGGCGGATTGGCGCCCGGGGGCCGGCTGATCTACAGCGTCTGCTCGATGGAACCGGAAGAAGGCCCCGACGTCATCACCGCGTTGCTGGCCGTTTGCCCCCAGCTTCGCGTGCTGCCCGCGATAGAGGTTCTGGCCACGATTGCGGACCTCCGCGTGCCCGCCGCGGCGCTCACCGAGGGGCCCTGGCTGCGCGTGCTGCCGGGCCGCTTCGCCACGGACGGCTTTTTCGCTGCCGTGCTGACGGCTGCATCGAGCTAA
- a CDS encoding efflux RND transporter permease subunit, translating into MNPIAAALRRPFTVAVAVVAAAALAAMAVMRMPIDVFPQLDAPVIYVAQPYGGMSPAEMEGYIVNYYESNFLFVSGVQQVESRSVQNFGLVKLSFHPGTDMSQAAAQTTSYISRALAYMPSGTVPPFVMRYDAGSLPVGDLIVSSASRSQAELDDLAQTRVRPVFASLPGVSAPPPFGGNPRSVILNLDPARLSARRLSPDDVVRALVAGNAVMPSGNARMGDLNRIVHANTVVPAYPQLLDLPVGTGASADKVLLRDVASLEDSADVVSGYAELNGRRVVYLPVTKHADASTLRVVGEVKGALGRMREQVPEDVDVSFAFDQSSYVRDALDAMLIDGILGAALTGLVVWLFLGDRRSAAIVVVVIPFALLAAVAGLWLLGQSLNLMTVGGLALAIGILVDEATVAMENIHTHLGRGEPPARAVVSAGMEILGPQVLAMLAVAAVFLPALFMQGISRSLFIPLSLAVGLAMLASLVLSLTLVPVLAVWQFRKQQHRHAAAGGMFEHLRAAAQRAAGAVARQRRLVLPIYLVLAVLLAGGVALRIGADVFPAADTGQFQLRLRAPAGTRLKRTEVAYAQALDIVNRDAGPGNVETTLGFVGTQPRSYPINLIYLWTSGPQEAVMQVALRPGSGLHLAEFEARLRRDFARELPAVSISFEAGDIIGRMMNLGSPTPIAVQVSGFDMAADHAYAEQVRTALAPLPTLRDLQYGQPYDYPAVLVDVDRQRAATLGMTVVQVGRSLTEATASSRFVARNFWQNPATGLTYQVQVLMPPAEMNNLDAIQTIPLAGGHGAKPLLLGDVATAQLGQVVGEYDHFNMQRMVSLTANVQGASLSQAAGDVNRALARLPQPPRGVHVAVVGQVQPMWETLSGLETGLVLAVIVILLLLTASFQSWRLALVVLTAVPALLTGALLLLGAFGSSLNIESFMGIITAVGISVANGILLVTVAEGARKHAYAELAGLPEPERRLRAAEEGASTGLGLRLRPILMTASAMIAGMVPMALAWESGGGQSAPLGQAVIGGLAASTVFTLLVMPAAYIALMRRRDASSPALDLEPEESHA; encoded by the coding sequence ATGAATCCCATCGCCGCCGCTTTGCGCCGTCCATTCACGGTTGCCGTCGCCGTCGTCGCCGCTGCCGCGCTCGCCGCCATGGCGGTGATGCGCATGCCGATTGACGTCTTTCCGCAATTGGACGCCCCGGTGATTTACGTCGCGCAACCCTACGGCGGCATGTCGCCGGCGGAGATGGAAGGCTATATCGTCAATTACTACGAGTCCAACTTCCTGTTCGTCTCCGGCGTTCAGCAGGTCGAGTCGCGCTCGGTACAGAACTTCGGCCTCGTCAAGCTGAGTTTCCATCCGGGCACGGATATGAGCCAGGCGGCGGCCCAGACCACCTCCTACATTTCGCGCGCGCTGGCCTACATGCCCAGCGGCACGGTGCCACCCTTCGTGATGCGCTACGACGCCGGCAGTCTGCCCGTCGGCGACCTGATCGTTTCCAGCGCCAGCCGCAGCCAGGCGGAGCTGGACGATCTCGCCCAGACGCGCGTGCGCCCCGTCTTTGCTTCCCTGCCCGGCGTTTCCGCGCCGCCGCCGTTTGGCGGCAACCCGCGCAGCGTCATCCTGAATCTGGATCCCGCGCGCCTCAGCGCCCGCCGCCTCTCGCCCGATGACGTGGTGCGCGCCCTGGTGGCGGGCAATGCCGTCATGCCTTCCGGCAACGCGCGCATGGGCGATCTCAACCGCATCGTGCATGCCAACACCGTCGTGCCTGCGTACCCGCAGCTTCTGGATTTACCGGTAGGCACCGGCGCTTCGGCCGACAAGGTGCTGCTGCGTGATGTGGCCAGCCTCGAAGATTCTGCCGATGTGGTTTCCGGCTACGCCGAATTGAACGGCCGCCGCGTGGTTTATCTTCCCGTCACCAAGCACGCCGACGCCTCGACGCTGCGTGTCGTCGGCGAGGTCAAGGGCGCTCTCGGGCGCATGCGCGAGCAAGTGCCCGAAGACGTGGATGTGTCCTTTGCCTTCGATCAATCGTCCTATGTGCGCGATGCGCTGGACGCCATGCTCATCGACGGCATTTTGGGCGCGGCGCTCACGGGCCTGGTGGTGTGGCTGTTTCTCGGCGACCGCCGCAGCGCCGCCATTGTGGTGGTCGTGATCCCCTTTGCGCTGCTGGCCGCAGTGGCTGGTCTCTGGCTGCTGGGCCAAAGCCTCAACCTGATGACCGTCGGCGGGCTGGCGCTGGCCATCGGCATTTTGGTGGACGAAGCCACGGTGGCGATGGAGAACATCCATACCCACCTCGGGCGCGGCGAGCCGCCCGCGCGCGCCGTCGTCAGCGCCGGCATGGAGATTCTGGGACCCCAGGTGCTGGCCATGCTCGCGGTCGCCGCGGTGTTTCTGCCGGCGCTGTTCATGCAGGGCATCAGCCGCTCGCTGTTCATTCCCCTCAGCCTCGCGGTGGGTCTCGCCATGCTGGCCTCGCTGGTGTTGTCATTGACGCTGGTGCCGGTGCTGGCCGTCTGGCAGTTCCGCAAACAGCAGCACCGGCACGCCGCTGCCGGGGGCATGTTCGAGCACCTGCGCGCGGCCGCGCAGCGCGCCGCGGGCGCCGTCGCCCGGCAGCGGCGGCTGGTATTGCCCATCTATCTCGTGCTGGCGGTGCTGCTTGCCGGCGGCGTGGCCCTGCGGATCGGTGCTGACGTCTTTCCCGCAGCCGATACCGGCCAGTTCCAGCTCCGTCTGCGCGCGCCCGCGGGCACGCGCTTGAAGCGCACTGAGGTGGCCTATGCGCAGGCGCTCGACATCGTCAACCGTGATGCCGGACCGGGCAACGTTGAAACCACGCTGGGCTTCGTCGGCACGCAGCCGCGCTCCTATCCCATCAATTTGATCTATCTCTGGACCAGCGGCCCGCAGGAGGCGGTGATGCAGGTTGCCCTGCGTCCCGGCAGCGGCCTTCACCTCGCCGAGTTTGAAGCCCGGCTGCGCCGCGACTTTGCCCGCGAACTGCCGGCGGTCTCGATCAGCTTTGAAGCCGGCGACATCATCGGCCGGATGATGAATCTCGGCTCGCCCACGCCCATCGCCGTGCAGGTGAGCGGCTTTGATATGGCCGCCGATCACGCCTACGCCGAGCAGGTGCGCACCGCCCTCGCGCCTCTGCCTACCCTGCGCGATCTGCAGTATGGCCAGCCCTACGACTACCCGGCAGTGCTCGTCGATGTCGATCGCCAGCGCGCCGCCACGCTGGGCATGACCGTGGTCCAGGTCGGGCGCTCGCTTACCGAGGCGACGGCCTCCAGCCGCTTCGTCGCGCGCAACTTCTGGCAGAATCCCGCGACTGGCCTGACCTACCAGGTACAGGTGCTGATGCCGCCGGCAGAAATGAATAACCTCGACGCCATCCAGACCATTCCTCTCGCCGGCGGCCACGGCGCCAAGCCGCTGCTGCTCGGCGACGTGGCGACCGCGCAACTCGGCCAGGTCGTGGGCGAATACGACCACTTCAATATGCAACGCATGGTCTCACTCACCGCCAACGTGCAAGGTGCGAGCCTGAGTCAGGCCGCGGGTGACGTCAACCGTGCGCTGGCGCGCCTGCCGCAGCCGCCGCGCGGCGTGCATGTGGCTGTGGTCGGCCAGGTGCAGCCCATGTGGGAGACGCTGAGCGGCCTCGAAACCGGCCTGGTGCTGGCGGTGATCGTGATCCTGCTGCTGCTGACGGCCAGCTTTCAATCCTGGCGCCTGGCACTGGTGGTGCTGACGGCCGTGCCGGCGCTGCTCACCGGCGCGCTGCTGTTGCTGGGGGCGTTCGGCTCCAGTCTCAATATCGAATCCTTCATGGGTATCATCACCGCGGTGGGCATTTCCGTCGCCAACGGCATTCTGTTGGTGACCGTGGCGGAAGGCGCCCGCAAGCATGCCTACGCGGAGCTGGCGGGCCTGCCGGAACCCGAGCGGCGGCTGCGCGCCGCCGAAGAAGGAGCAAGCACCGGCCTGGGCCTGCGCCTGCGCCCCATCCTGATGACCGCCAGCGCCATGATCGCGGGCATGGTCCCGATGGCGCTCGCCTGGGAGTCGGGCGGCGGGCAAAGCGCGCCTTTAGGCCAGGCGGTCATCGGCGGTCTGGCCGCCTCGACCGTGTTTACGCTGCTGGTCATGCCCGCAGCCTACATTGCCCTGATGCGGCGTCGCGACGCCAGCTCGCCCGCGCTCGACTTGGAACCGGAGGAATCGCATGCGTAA
- a CDS encoding PAS domain S-box protein, whose protein sequence is MSLSLQHGMRAWLRGDAVHVWQTAARGMATAVAVGAAVSLGWTSGVYAGPTLLNAAGVLAAAVAVIFLAPAPAPTSPRRRRLGYGAAAVVVAAALLRGWAPAGFRPASHITAAALLLLGASLLLKPRLPWIATVADLLVAAAGCGLGFDALLRAPGATIAVSWAMAFALLLLAAAWMAAWPQRRPVSFYLEAGSAASVLRRLLPLTLLYPVLLAAAAAARGRGNLFAVHVTQAMLVVSTAAFGAALLWLIAWELDRRDAMAQLASLDLRASERRYRQQFDNNPQPMWVFSIASLRFLAVNDSAVREFGYCREEFLGMTVLDIHPAEDRERLRAIVNKGQPVKGWLWRYLTKSGTVLEAEVFAQPIDWHGEAAFLSFINDVTARRSAENQLREREEQVRTLLDSTSEGIYTLDMEGRCLWCNPAAAKLLGLAEASQLLGRQVHALAHHTRADGQPYPAAECRLAEAARTGRPVSLDEELLWRADGSSFHADMRCNPLYRGGKLSGVVIAIADASERRNLRTQIQQAQKMEAVGRLAAGIAHDFNNLLTVINGYTDMLLQQGEAPLSPDRQQRALDSIRKAGERAATLTRQLLAFSRQQVIEPKSLNLNSVLEEMDGLLRRMLTEQIELHIAGDAGLGLVHADPGQLSQILMNLVANARDAMPGGGRITIETANFSLDDRYVATHAEVAPGDYVLLTVSDTGAGMDASIRSHIFEPFFTTKPLGQGSTGLGLATVFGIVKQNGGTVSAYSEPGHGTSVKVYLPRILAGADGALRRPPATTGGGGETILLVEDEDAVRELACEVLRARGYEVLTASRPSQALELLRGYTGALAMVITDLAMPEMDGSSLVRHIAAQRPGLAVLFVSGFPDRILSPNYQLAPEIAFLQKPFSPEMLAARVRAVLAGRPETAAAAS, encoded by the coding sequence ATGAGCCTGTCCCTCCAGCACGGTATGCGCGCCTGGCTGCGCGGCGACGCGGTGCACGTCTGGCAGACCGCGGCGCGCGGCATGGCCACCGCGGTTGCGGTGGGCGCGGCGGTGTCTCTGGGTTGGACTTCTGGGGTGTACGCGGGCCCGACGCTGCTGAACGCGGCGGGCGTGCTGGCCGCGGCGGTGGCGGTCATATTTCTGGCGCCCGCGCCCGCTCCCACATCGCCGCGCCGCCGGCGGTTGGGCTACGGCGCCGCCGCCGTGGTTGTGGCGGCGGCGCTGCTGCGCGGGTGGGCGCCCGCCGGTTTCCGGCCCGCCTCGCACATCACGGCCGCAGCCCTGCTGCTGCTGGGCGCATCGTTGCTGTTGAAACCGCGGCTGCCGTGGATCGCCACGGTCGCCGACCTGTTGGTCGCTGCGGCGGGTTGCGGCCTGGGCTTCGACGCTCTCCTGCGGGCGCCGGGCGCGACCATCGCGGTGTCCTGGGCCATGGCGTTTGCCCTGTTGCTGCTCGCCGCCGCCTGGATGGCGGCTTGGCCGCAACGGCGGCCGGTGAGTTTCTATTTGGAAGCGGGCTCGGCCGCGTCCGTGCTGCGCCGTCTGCTGCCGCTCACCTTGCTCTACCCGGTGCTGCTGGCCGCCGCCGCCGCCGCCCGCGGGCGGGGCAATCTGTTCGCGGTCCATGTCACGCAAGCGATGTTGGTGGTGAGCACCGCCGCCTTCGGCGCGGCCTTGCTCTGGCTTATTGCCTGGGAGCTGGACCGCCGCGACGCCATGGCCCAGCTCGCCAGCCTCGACCTGCGCGCCAGCGAACGCCGCTACCGTCAGCAGTTCGACAACAACCCGCAGCCCATGTGGGTGTTCTCCATCGCCAGTCTGCGCTTTCTTGCCGTCAACGATAGCGCGGTACGCGAATTCGGCTATTGCCGTGAGGAATTCCTCGGCATGACGGTGCTCGATATCCATCCCGCGGAGGACCGCGAGCGCCTGCGCGCCATAGTGAACAAGGGCCAGCCCGTGAAAGGCTGGCTCTGGCGCTATCTCACCAAGTCCGGCACGGTGCTGGAAGCGGAAGTTTTTGCCCAGCCCATTGACTGGCACGGCGAGGCCGCGTTTCTTTCCTTTATCAATGATGTGACCGCGCGCCGCAGCGCCGAAAACCAGTTGCGCGAACGCGAAGAGCAGGTGCGCACGCTGCTGGACTCCACCAGTGAAGGCATTTACACCCTCGACATGGAGGGCCGCTGCCTGTGGTGTAATCCTGCCGCGGCGAAATTGCTGGGCCTGGCGGAGGCGAGCCAGCTTCTAGGCCGGCAGGTGCACGCTCTCGCCCACCATACCCGCGCCGACGGCCAGCCCTATCCTGCAGCCGAGTGCCGGCTCGCGGAAGCCGCGCGTACGGGCCGACCGGTCAGCCTGGATGAAGAGCTCCTCTGGCGCGCCGACGGCTCCAGCTTTCACGCCGATATGCGGTGCAACCCGCTCTATCGTGGGGGCAAGCTCTCTGGCGTCGTGATCGCCATCGCCGATGCCAGCGAGCGCCGCAATCTCCGTACCCAGATCCAGCAGGCGCAGAAGATGGAAGCCGTCGGGCGGCTGGCCGCCGGCATCGCCCACGACTTCAACAACCTGCTCACCGTGATCAACGGCTATACCGACATGCTGCTACAGCAGGGCGAAGCGCCTCTGTCGCCCGATCGCCAACAGCGGGCCCTCGACAGCATCCGCAAAGCCGGCGAGCGCGCCGCCACGCTCACCCGCCAGTTGCTGGCATTCAGCCGGCAGCAGGTGATTGAACCCAAGTCGCTCAATCTGAATTCGGTGCTGGAAGAAATGGATGGCCTGTTGCGGCGCATGCTGACGGAGCAGATCGAACTCCATATCGCCGGTGATGCGGGCCTGGGCCTGGTCCATGCCGATCCGGGCCAGCTCAGCCAGATTCTGATGAATCTGGTGGCCAATGCCCGGGATGCCATGCCCGGCGGCGGCCGCATTACCATCGAAACGGCGAACTTCTCCCTGGATGACCGCTATGTGGCGACGCACGCCGAGGTGGCGCCGGGGGATTATGTGCTGCTGACCGTTTCCGATACCGGCGCCGGCATGGATGCCAGCATCCGCAGCCATATTTTCGAACCCTTTTTTACCACCAAGCCGCTGGGGCAGGGCAGTACCGGCCTCGGGTTGGCGACGGTGTTCGGCATCGTCAAGCAAAATGGGGGCACGGTGTCGGCGTATAGCGAGCCCGGGCATGGCACCTCCGTCAAGGTCTATCTGCCGCGGATCCTGGCGGGCGCCGATGGCGCCCTTCGCCGGCCACCGGCGACGACCGGGGGCGGCGGCGAAACCATCTTGCTGGTGGAAGATGAAGATGCGGTACGTGAGCTGGCGTGCGAGGTGTTGCGGGCGCGCGGTTATGAGGTCCTGACCGCCAGCCGCCCTTCCCAGGCTTTGGAGCTACTGCGTGGTTATACGGGCGCGCTGGCGATGGTCATTACCGATCTGGCCATGCCGGAAATGGACGGCAGCAGCCTGGTGCGGCACATCGCCGCTCAGCGCCCGGGACTGGCGGTTCTGTTCGTTTCCGGTTTCCCCGACCGGATTCTGTCGCCGAACTACCAGCTTGCCCCCGAAATCGCCTTCCTGCAAAAGCCCTTTTCGCCGGAGATGCTGGCGGCACGGGTCCGGGCGGTGCTCGCTGGCCGCCCAGAAACCGCAGCCGCCGCCAGCTAG
- a CDS encoding TolC family protein produces MGSWLATFCPGRSRWSPGVGASIAGRVRPLVLKAPPSCHRMVGTITVAVALAMSAGAGAQTPPLHLAEAVTSAWMRYPGMTAAQQAATLAVAQADLARTAFWPNAGLAAQWDRATDNATLGLSFGSPLPGISGTVPASDYSQRSAWTSAAGLYFTWEIADFGRRAANVRYFQNLAQQAGDQAAVVRLQVGAHAADAYLTVLAAGQQVRVRTADVRRWADLAKIVEALVGQQLRPGADRSRAQAELAAARIRASDAGRDLESARASLAEALGLAPGQPLPPLAALTGLPPEVPAKNRATPPQVRVRQDAVAAAQAQQKEVARSALPRWYALGSAYGRGSGVLAAGRLAPGLTGLAPTTAANWAVGLGVDFSFTRWRAQRSQSVAAKAQLTQEQARQRQTEGQLHRAQQQAAADWNAARTVARESPIGLAAAQAGERQARVRYQTGLASLVDLANAEQLLAQADSDNALGQLQVWRALVETAYAAGDLQPVLTAAQGH; encoded by the coding sequence ATGGGATCGTGGCTCGCCACTTTTTGCCCTGGTCGCTCCCGTTGGTCGCCTGGAGTGGGGGCTTCGATTGCCGGCAGGGTCCGCCCGCTGGTGCTCAAGGCTCCTCCAAGCTGCCACCGGATGGTCGGGACGATCACCGTGGCCGTGGCGCTCGCGATGAGCGCGGGCGCTGGGGCGCAGACGCCGCCGCTGCATTTGGCGGAGGCGGTCACCAGCGCCTGGATGCGCTACCCGGGCATGACCGCCGCGCAGCAGGCCGCAACCCTGGCAGTCGCGCAGGCCGATCTGGCGCGGACGGCATTTTGGCCCAACGCCGGCCTGGCGGCGCAGTGGGACCGCGCCACCGACAACGCCACCCTCGGGCTGAGTTTTGGCAGCCCGCTGCCGGGTATCAGCGGCACGGTCCCCGCCAGCGACTATTCCCAGCGCAGCGCCTGGACCAGCGCCGCCGGTCTGTATTTTACGTGGGAGATTGCCGACTTTGGCCGCCGTGCCGCCAATGTCCGCTATTTCCAGAATCTGGCGCAGCAGGCCGGCGATCAGGCGGCGGTGGTCAGGCTGCAAGTGGGTGCGCACGCCGCCGATGCCTACCTGACCGTCCTGGCCGCCGGGCAGCAGGTGCGGGTGCGTACAGCCGACGTGCGCCGCTGGGCCGATTTAGCCAAAATTGTTGAGGCCCTCGTCGGCCAGCAATTGCGTCCCGGCGCTGACCGTTCCCGCGCCCAGGCGGAGCTGGCGGCGGCGCGCATTCGCGCCAGCGACGCCGGCCGCGATCTCGAGAGTGCCCGTGCCAGTCTGGCCGAGGCCCTGGGCCTGGCGCCCGGCCAGCCGCTGCCGCCGCTGGCGGCCTTGACCGGCCTGCCGCCTGAAGTCCCGGCCAAGAATCGGGCTACGCCGCCGCAAGTGCGGGTCCGCCAGGACGCGGTCGCCGCGGCGCAAGCGCAACAAAAGGAGGTTGCCCGCTCGGCCCTGCCGCGCTGGTACGCCCTCGGCAGCGCCTATGGCCGTGGCAGCGGCGTGCTGGCCGCCGGCCGCCTTGCCCCCGGCCTCACCGGCCTGGCGCCGACCACGGCCGCCAATTGGGCGGTGGGGCTGGGGGTGGATTTTTCCTTCACCCGCTGGCGCGCGCAGCGCAGTCAGAGCGTCGCCGCCAAAGCCCAACTTACGCAGGAACAAGCGCGGCAGCGCCAGACGGAAGGGCAACTCCATAGGGCGCAGCAGCAAGCCGCCGCCGACTGGAACGCCGCCCGCACCGTCGCCCGCGAATCGCCCATCGGCCTGGCCGCGGCGCAGGCGGGCGAACGCCAGGCGCGGGTGCGCTACCAGACTGGTCTGGCCAGCCTCGTCGATCTCGCCAATGCCGAACAACTCCTCGCCCAGGCGGATTCCGACAATGCTCTCGGCCAACTGCAGGTCTGGCGCGCGCTGGTCGAAACCGCCTATGCCGCCGGCGATCTCCAGCCCGTTTTGACCGCAGCGCAAGGACACTAA